One segment of Rhodospirillaceae bacterium DNA contains the following:
- a CDS encoding right-handed parallel beta-helix repeat-containing protein: protein MLQFKKFLSYSGCTVALVSGLMGTSYAQVGSTLGLQGVSETSGGGFGLNGSAWIPLAHGLGILAEGGNQDKNPFGSLGLSYRFMAGPQLGLGIFSTLDIQESSHKNTFYGTTLGFEAGLGALTVRSNLYIPLGDHKKEIKNSGHSDGVFVNQPGTNTCTNPNNTNNRVCDLHLRTYANSIEKTYFRFDASTEYVLNLGKFRLVPSAGIYVDDRPGKALVGFQGEMGVAFNITDSMMLKASGGFRHDREEKTRGVFSVGLSWQFGGTIAHSTPAFMASAPKHLQRRNRPYVSQGKSFDEQAILQDNTSGIAVQQVQFVDASNEGLIIGKINAMAANTMVIVNGTVRLPGNNPIIFGNDHVAVVGGGASVHLRGASSGQQGIFHVPGDQGRIIQPGTNDLFNIFNNRNNIMLQGLHLDGNGTARSAIFANNNADELRLRDLTIDNLQDAGIIIANTSDNAILSNISINRGGQVRAIAIESGSTNATVEHIYIQNAGGDGIGIAGANGTVLNDIHIDTAGDDGIDIANSANVTVTGADIRNVANDGIEVFGPTTQTITLQDVQVHNSQGHGIHILASADNVTLRNILVVGNNTAMRRGVNVSPGSMNIALENVHAQNWQIGFEIFGTGLNPSSVTDVGGNRFTPGAAGQTACDGMPDAGGSLQIQVTGSGVVTCN from the coding sequence ATGTTGCAATTCAAGAAATTTTTATCTTATAGCGGTTGTACGGTAGCCCTTGTCAGCGGCCTGATGGGCACATCATACGCCCAGGTCGGCTCAACATTAGGGTTACAAGGGGTATCTGAAACGAGTGGCGGGGGATTTGGCTTAAATGGCTCTGCCTGGATACCGCTTGCTCATGGATTGGGAATATTGGCTGAAGGTGGCAACCAAGATAAAAATCCCTTCGGTTCCCTAGGCCTCAGTTATCGCTTCATGGCCGGTCCGCAGTTGGGGCTTGGGATTTTCAGCACACTGGATATCCAAGAAAGCAGCCATAAAAATACTTTTTACGGCACGACCCTGGGCTTTGAGGCTGGCTTAGGGGCCCTTACTGTACGCAGCAACTTGTATATTCCCCTAGGCGACCACAAAAAAGAAATCAAGAATAGCGGCCATTCCGACGGCGTGTTCGTCAATCAACCTGGAACAAACACTTGTACCAATCCAAACAATACCAACAACCGGGTTTGTGATTTGCATTTGCGCACCTATGCAAACAGCATCGAAAAAACCTATTTCCGTTTTGATGCCAGCACTGAATATGTGTTGAATTTAGGCAAATTCCGCCTGGTACCAAGTGCTGGGATATATGTTGATGACCGCCCCGGCAAAGCTTTGGTTGGGTTTCAAGGGGAGATGGGGGTAGCTTTCAATATCACTGATAGCATGATGCTGAAAGCCAGCGGCGGATTCCGCCATGACCGCGAAGAAAAAACCCGAGGTGTTTTCAGCGTTGGGTTAAGCTGGCAGTTTGGTGGCACAATTGCCCATTCAACCCCTGCCTTTATGGCCAGCGCCCCCAAACATCTGCAACGCCGTAACCGCCCCTATGTTAGCCAAGGCAAAAGCTTCGATGAGCAAGCCATCCTGCAAGACAACACCAGCGGGATTGCTGTGCAACAGGTACAATTTGTTGATGCCAGCAATGAAGGCCTGATAATTGGCAAAATTAATGCGATGGCCGCCAATACCATGGTAATTGTCAACGGCACCGTTCGTCTGCCTGGTAACAATCCGATCATCTTTGGCAATGACCATGTGGCCGTGGTAGGGGGTGGCGCCTCCGTGCACCTGCGCGGTGCCAGCAGTGGCCAGCAGGGAATATTTCATGTTCCCGGTGATCAGGGGCGGATTATTCAACCAGGTACCAATGACCTCTTTAATATTTTTAACAACCGCAATAATATCATGCTGCAGGGGTTGCATCTAGACGGCAACGGCACTGCCAGATCTGCTATTTTTGCCAACAATAATGCCGATGAGTTGCGCTTGCGCGATTTGACCATCGATAATTTGCAAGATGCTGGGATTATCATTGCAAATACCAGTGATAATGCCATTTTAAGTAATATAAGCATTAACCGTGGCGGCCAAGTCCGTGCCATCGCTATTGAATCAGGTTCCACCAACGCCACAGTGGAGCACATATATATCCAAAATGCAGGGGGTGATGGTATTGGCATAGCGGGGGCCAACGGCACGGTGCTTAATGATATTCACATTGATACCGCCGGTGATGATGGGATTGATATCGCCAATTCAGCCAATGTTACAGTGACGGGGGCAGATATTCGCAATGTCGCGAATGATGGTATCGAAGTATTTGGACCAACCACGCAAACCATCACCCTGCAAGATGTCCAGGTGCATAATTCCCAAGGGCACGGCATTCACATCCTTGCCAGCGCTGATAATGTTACCTTAAGAAATATTTTGGTGGTTGGTAATAATACGGCCATGCGACGCGGGGTGAATGTCTCACCTGGCTCAATGAACATTGCGCTTGAAAATGTGCATGCGCAAAACTGGCAAATTGGCTTTGAAATCTTTGGCACTGGCCTTAATCCAAGCTCCGTCACTGATGTAGGCGGTAACCGCTTTACCCCCGGTGCCGCCGGACAAACCGCCTGCGATGGCATGCCCGACGCTGGTGGCAGCTTGCAAATACAAGTCACGGGTAGTGGCGTTGTGACCTGTAATTAA